A genome region from Bacillaceae bacterium IKA-2 includes the following:
- a CDS encoding NFACT RNA binding domain-containing protein, with protein MSFDGTVTKAVVTELQSTLLSGRITKIYQPYKTELIFSIRAQGKNQQLLLSINPSFARLHLTNEKLENPSQPPMFCMLLRKHLEGGIIEEITQLELERIVTIKIKSRNELGDISYKKLMVEIMGRHSNIVLLDDNDDKILDSIKHLSPLVNSYRTILPGHTYKLPPEQDKLNPLIVDEETFIKKIDFNSGKLDGQIVNQFSGLSPQVAKEVLFRAKLANQETLRNAFFEVIDPIKNNQYQPQITITDKKEYFSIVDLSHLKGTATHFPSVSELLTRFYFGKAERDRVHQQASDLEKFLKNEYQKNKTKLKKLVRTLEDAEAGSKFRKLGELVTASIHQIKKGQKEIEVVDFYSESGETIMVPLDPRKTPAENAQTYFKKYNKAKNSLQVVQEQIEKTKIELVYLEGLLAQMETAAPKDIAEIREELVEEGYIRKRNKKKLKKKKEIKPVLEQYKSSTGVEFLVGKNNKQNEYLTNRLARQNETWLHTKDIPGSHVVIKSIDPDETTLKEAAIIAAYFSKARLSSSVPVDYTLIRHVKKPSGSKPGYVIYDNQTTIFVTPEEELVRNLKV; from the coding sequence ATGTCATTTGACGGAACGGTCACAAAAGCAGTAGTAACTGAACTTCAAAGTACGTTACTTTCTGGACGGATCACAAAAATATATCAGCCTTATAAAACTGAACTTATTTTTTCAATTAGAGCCCAGGGTAAAAACCAACAGTTGCTCCTTTCTATTAACCCTAGTTTTGCAAGGTTACATTTAACGAACGAAAAATTAGAAAATCCTTCTCAACCACCAATGTTTTGCATGCTCCTTCGTAAACATTTAGAAGGCGGCATTATCGAAGAAATTACGCAATTAGAGTTAGAGAGAATTGTCACGATAAAAATAAAAAGTAGAAATGAGCTAGGTGATATTAGTTATAAAAAGCTAATGGTTGAAATTATGGGTCGTCATAGTAACATCGTCCTCCTAGACGATAACGATGACAAAATTTTAGATAGCATCAAACATCTTTCTCCACTAGTGAATAGCTATCGAACGATTTTGCCTGGCCATACTTACAAACTGCCGCCAGAACAAGACAAACTAAACCCATTAATAGTAGATGAGGAAACATTTATAAAAAAAATTGATTTTAATTCCGGTAAACTTGATGGTCAAATCGTCAATCAATTTTCCGGGTTATCACCACAAGTCGCAAAAGAAGTTCTCTTTCGAGCAAAGCTTGCAAACCAAGAAACACTTAGAAATGCCTTTTTTGAGGTAATAGACCCAATCAAAAACAATCAGTACCAACCACAAATAACAATTACAGACAAAAAAGAATATTTTTCTATCGTTGATTTAAGTCATTTAAAAGGTACTGCTACTCATTTTCCTTCTGTTAGTGAGCTCCTGACACGTTTTTACTTTGGAAAAGCAGAACGAGATCGCGTCCACCAACAAGCTAGCGACTTAGAGAAATTTCTAAAAAATGAATATCAAAAAAATAAAACAAAATTAAAAAAATTAGTCCGTACACTTGAGGATGCTGAAGCAGGTTCTAAGTTTCGAAAGCTCGGCGAATTAGTAACCGCATCTATTCATCAAATAAAAAAAGGCCAAAAAGAAATTGAAGTCGTTGATTTCTATAGCGAATCAGGGGAAACGATCATGGTCCCTCTCGATCCTCGAAAAACACCAGCAGAAAATGCTCAAACTTATTTTAAGAAATACAACAAAGCCAAAAATTCGTTACAAGTTGTCCAAGAACAAATTGAAAAAACAAAAATAGAACTTGTTTATTTAGAAGGGCTTTTAGCACAAATGGAAACAGCAGCACCGAAAGATATTGCTGAAATTAGAGAAGAACTAGTCGAAGAGGGTTATATACGTAAACGGAACAAAAAGAAGCTGAAAAAGAAAAAAGAAATAAAACCAGTTCTTGAACAATATAAATCGTCAACCGGCGTCGAATTTTTAGTCGGAAAAAATAATAAACAAAATGAATATTTGACTAATCGCTTAGCTCGCCAAAACGAAACTTGGCTGCATACGAAAGATATTCCTGGTTCACACGTCGTAATAAAAAGTATTGACCCCGATGAAACGACATTAAAAGAAGCCGCGATAATTGCCGCTTATTTTAGTAAAGCACGATTGTCAAGCTCAGTCCCTGTTGATTACACACTAATTAGACACGTAAAAAAGCCAAGCGGTTCAAAACCAGGCTACGTTATTTATGATAATCAAACAACTATTTTTGTAACACCAGAGGAAGAGCTTGTCAGGAATTTGAAAGTTTAA
- a CDS encoding ABC transporter ATP-binding protein codes for MSKNQQSDQRNRFRYANDSIIEKPFNWKQMTRLFGYMKPYSKKLLPLAIMAMIISTAVRLTTPILIGVVALNNVIYDRDSEALMKVVILIAALYLLSWVANTYRIRWMNELGQYVIFDLRQSLFKHIQRLSHKFFDKRSAGSILVRITNDVNSLQDLFTNGVINLLMDLLMLGGIIVILFVLSPQLTLAVMIILPLMVLISTGLRQKIRRSWQLVRLKQSQINSHLNESIQGIRVTQSFTQEQENINFFNAMNEDNYLAWRDATQKNAMFRPFVEMSNAIGTAVLIWYGVTLIQGNVINIGIFVSFAFYLGMFWEPISRLGQVYNQLLVGMASSERIFEFLDEKPSVKESDKAIELNEMKGHIKFEDVEFSYDETRKALNKINLEIKAGQTVALVGHTGSGKTTIVNLVARFYDPTSGQVKVDGHNIKDIKLDSLRQRVSTVLQETFIFSGTIIDNVRFGKPDATLEEVISACETVGANKFIEQLKDGYDTEVEERGNILSVGQRQLLSFARALLANPQILILDEATASIDTETEQIIQEALRTLLKDRTSIMIAHRLSTIREADNIIVLEQGNILETGNHQELMAQKGEYYKLVTAQFEVVDAG; via the coding sequence ATGAGTAAAAATCAACAATCAGACCAACGAAATCGGTTCCGTTATGCAAATGATTCAATTATTGAAAAACCTTTTAACTGGAAGCAAATGACACGACTATTCGGCTACATGAAGCCATATTCAAAAAAATTACTTCCTTTAGCAATAATGGCGATGATCATATCAACAGCAGTCCGCTTAACAACGCCAATTTTAATTGGGGTAGTCGCACTAAACAATGTCATCTATGATCGGGACTCAGAAGCCTTAATGAAAGTCGTTATTTTAATAGCAGCTCTTTATTTGCTGTCATGGGTAGCGAATACGTATCGAATTCGTTGGATGAACGAACTTGGGCAATACGTTATTTTTGACCTGAGGCAAAGTTTATTTAAACATATTCAACGTTTGTCACATAAATTTTTTGATAAGCGCTCGGCAGGCTCAATCTTAGTAAGGATTACTAATGATGTAAACTCACTGCAAGATTTATTTACAAATGGTGTTATTAATCTATTAATGGACTTACTAATGCTAGGTGGAATTATCGTTATTTTATTTGTGCTGAGCCCACAATTAACGCTAGCAGTAATGATTATTTTACCGTTAATGGTCTTAATTTCTACTGGTTTAAGACAAAAAATTAGACGTTCATGGCAGTTAGTTCGATTAAAGCAGTCACAAATTAACTCTCATTTAAATGAAAGTATCCAAGGAATTCGTGTAACGCAATCTTTCACACAAGAACAGGAAAATATTAATTTTTTTAATGCGATGAATGAAGACAATTATTTAGCATGGCGAGATGCAACGCAAAAAAATGCCATGTTCAGACCCTTTGTAGAAATGTCAAACGCAATCGGTACTGCTGTTTTAATTTGGTACGGGGTAACGTTAATTCAAGGAAATGTCATTAATATCGGAATTTTCGTTTCATTTGCCTTTTACTTAGGGATGTTTTGGGAACCAATTTCAAGACTCGGCCAAGTCTATAACCAACTTTTAGTAGGGATGGCTTCGTCAGAAAGGATTTTTGAGTTTTTAGATGAAAAGCCTTCTGTCAAAGAAAGTGACAAGGCCATTGAACTTAATGAAATGAAGGGTCATATCAAATTTGAAGACGTTGAGTTCTCTTATGATGAAACGAGAAAAGCGTTAAATAAAATTAATTTAGAAATCAAAGCTGGGCAAACTGTAGCGCTTGTTGGCCATACAGGATCAGGAAAAACAACCATTGTAAACTTAGTTGCTAGATTTTATGATCCAACAAGTGGGCAGGTAAAAGTAGATGGACATAATATAAAAGATATCAAGCTGGATAGTTTGCGACAACGGGTCAGCACTGTACTCCAAGAGACGTTTATTTTTTCGGGAACGATTATTGACAATGTCCGTTTTGGTAAGCCTGACGCAACACTTGAGGAAGTAATCTCAGCTTGTGAGACAGTAGGGGCAAATAAGTTTATTGAACAATTAAAAGACGGCTATGATACTGAGGTAGAGGAGCGGGGCAATATTCTTTCAGTTGGTCAACGACAGCTGTTATCTTTTGCTAGAGCACTCTTAGCCAATCCCCAAATTTTAATCTTAGATGAGGCAACAGCAAGCATTGATACAGAGACGGAACAAATTATTCAAGAAGCATTACGAACATTATTAAAGGATCGTACGTCAATTATGATTGCCCATCGACTTTCAACAATCCGTGAAGCCGATAATATCATCGTCTTGGAACAAGGAAACATTTTGGAAACGGGAAATCATCAGGAGTTAATGGCGCAAAAAGGAGAGTACTATAAATTAGTAACAGCGCAATTTGAAGTGGTGGATGCAGGTTAA
- a CDS encoding ABC transporter ATP-binding protein, with amino-acid sequence MNTFAKLKQFYWPYKNYFIGSIFFLFFVTAITVSYPIILKITIDNVIIGGNFHLVPYVSIGFILLMVIKGTATYFHQFYGDLFGIRTVYELRNELYKKLQFLPFRYYDNAKTGDLMSRLTADVEGFRFFLSFGFAQLINLVLIVGLSFGIMLYFSIPLALLTLAAMPFLIIVVYRFDKEVHPAFTGIRKSFARLTTKVQENISGMNTVKSLSREDFEINKFVDNNGDYKDQYITTANIWARYFPLMELIGQICVVMLLGFGGVMVINQQLAPGELVAFFSLVWYIIGPLMHLGFIINTFSQSKASGERLIEVLEENEDIKDSETPIIVDRLDGHVQFKNVQHSYSSEAEMVLKDISFDAPVGKVIGLIGATGSGKTSITQLISRFYETSGGEILIDGRNIKDYSVQLLRKNIGVVLQESFLFSCSIKDNISYGFPDATMERIIASAKRADAHDFIIELANGYDTILGERGMGLSGGQKQRIAIARAILIDPSILILDDATSAVDMETEAKIQAAFLEVMKGRTTFIIAHRISSLMHADEILVLEDGEIKERGKHEDLLANKVGIYSRIYNIQFQDRQAILDAESKKVSI; translated from the coding sequence ATGAATACATTTGCCAAGCTCAAACAATTTTATTGGCCATATAAAAACTATTTTATAGGGTCGATATTTTTTTTATTTTTCGTAACAGCAATTACTGTAAGTTATCCGATCATTTTAAAAATAACGATTGATAATGTAATTATCGGTGGTAATTTTCACTTAGTACCTTATGTTTCAATTGGATTTATTTTATTAATGGTTATTAAAGGAACAGCAACATATTTTCATCAATTTTATGGGGACTTGTTTGGAATCAGAACTGTTTATGAGCTACGGAATGAGCTTTATAAAAAATTGCAATTCTTACCTTTTCGTTATTATGATAATGCAAAAACAGGCGATCTTATGTCACGTTTAACTGCAGATGTTGAAGGCTTCCGTTTCTTTTTATCTTTCGGGTTTGCGCAACTTATTAACTTAGTATTGATTGTTGGTTTGAGTTTTGGAATTATGCTTTATTTTAGTATTCCATTGGCACTATTAACACTGGCCGCAATGCCCTTTTTAATTATTGTTGTTTATCGTTTTGATAAAGAAGTTCATCCAGCCTTTACGGGTATACGTAAGTCTTTCGCTAGACTAACAACGAAAGTACAAGAAAATATTAGTGGCATGAATACGGTTAAATCACTCTCAAGAGAAGATTTTGAGATTAATAAATTCGTTGATAATAATGGAGATTATAAAGATCAGTACATTACAACAGCTAATATATGGGCAAGGTACTTCCCATTAATGGAACTTATCGGGCAAATTTGCGTCGTCATGCTGCTAGGTTTTGGTGGCGTTATGGTCATTAATCAACAACTTGCACCTGGTGAATTAGTCGCCTTTTTTAGTTTAGTTTGGTATATTATTGGACCCTTAATGCATTTAGGATTTATTATCAATACATTTTCACAATCGAAAGCTTCAGGAGAACGCTTAATTGAAGTACTTGAAGAAAATGAGGATATTAAGGATAGTGAGACGCCGATAATCGTCGACCGATTAGATGGGCATGTACAGTTCAAAAACGTTCAACATAGTTACAGTTCGGAAGCTGAAATGGTCTTAAAAGATATTTCTTTTGACGCACCAGTGGGCAAGGTCATCGGTTTAATTGGTGCTACTGGATCGGGGAAAACGAGTATTACACAATTAATTTCTCGTTTTTATGAAACCAGTGGAGGTGAAATTCTTATTGATGGAAGGAATATTAAAGATTACTCAGTTCAATTATTACGAAAAAACATCGGTGTCGTTTTACAAGAATCGTTTTTATTTTCTTGTTCGATTAAAGATAACATTTCATACGGGTTTCCTGATGCAACAATGGAACGAATTATCGCTTCCGCAAAGCGTGCAGATGCCCATGACTTTATTATCGAGCTAGCAAATGGATATGACACGATCCTTGGTGAACGGGGAATGGGGCTTTCAGGAGGGCAAAAACAACGTATCGCTATAGCAAGAGCTATTTTAATTGATCCAAGTATCTTAATTTTGGATGATGCGACAAGTGCAGTAGATATGGAAACTGAGGCAAAAATCCAAGCTGCATTTCTTGAAGTGATGAAGGGTCGAACGACGTTTATAATCGCACACCGTATTTCTTCTTTAATGCATGCGGATGAAATTCTCGTTTTAGAGGACGGAGAAATAAAAGAAAGAGGGAAACATGAAGATCTGTTAGCGAATAAAGTAGGTATTTATAGTCGTATTTACAATATACAATTTCAAGATCGCCAAGCTATTCTTGATGCTGAAAGTAAGAAGGTGAGTATATGA
- a CDS encoding class I SAM-dependent methyltransferase, whose translation MRKMDGKEFDELVRFFDGMAKTEWLSQIHEKLKEATGNWDQKHVLDVGCGTGRFLLRGASCADHVTGIDLSSEMVKASQQLFLDNDAAEKASFLVADACDLPFEDHKFDIAVSLCVLFLLPEPTVAMDEMVRVTKKNGIIAMLNPSLKMSQEEAKRYCEQHQISGFEQKTLLQWSTISTSRHRYSTDELTSYLTEKGAQDIQNIDMLENLAIITIAKF comes from the coding sequence ATGAGGAAAATGGATGGCAAAGAGTTTGATGAACTAGTTCGGTTTTTTGATGGAATGGCGAAGACAGAATGGCTTAGTCAGATTCATGAAAAACTAAAGGAAGCTACGGGAAATTGGGATCAAAAGCATGTTTTGGATGTAGGTTGTGGAACAGGCCGTTTTTTGCTTAGAGGAGCAAGTTGTGCTGATCATGTTACTGGTATTGATCTTTCTTCGGAAATGGTTAAGGCAAGTCAGCAACTGTTCTTAGATAATGACGCAGCTGAAAAAGCTAGCTTTTTAGTTGCCGATGCATGCGATCTTCCCTTTGAAGATCATAAATTTGATATTGCTGTTTCACTATGTGTTTTATTCTTACTACCTGAACCGACGGTTGCTATGGACGAAATGGTTAGAGTTACAAAAAAGAATGGGATCATTGCTATGCTTAATCCATCGTTAAAAATGTCTCAAGAAGAAGCAAAACGTTATTGCGAGCAACATCAGATTTCAGGCTTTGAACAAAAAACATTGCTACAATGGTCGACGATTTCAACGAGTAGACACCGCTATTCAACAGATGAGTTAACAAGTTATCTTACTGAAAAAGGCGCACAAGATATTCAAAACATCGATATGTTAGAAAATTTAGCGATTATTACGATTGCAAAATTTTAA
- the pyrE gene encoding orotate phosphoribosyltransferase, producing the protein MKQQLANHLLEIGAVHLRPNDPFTWTSGIRSPIYCDNRLTLSFPIVRRKIAIGLEELINTHYPTVDVIAGTATAGIPHAAWVSDNLNLPMVYVRGKAKEHGKGNQIEGLIKAGQNVVIVEDLISTGGSVITTADALVQVGANVLGVVAIFTYDLETGKKQLADAGLSYYTITDYLTLIEVAKQQELINAEDIEKLKKWRNNPASLDWLS; encoded by the coding sequence ATGAAACAACAACTAGCTAATCATTTACTTGAAATCGGAGCAGTTCACCTTCGGCCTAATGACCCGTTTACGTGGACGTCAGGAATCCGTTCACCAATTTACTGTGATAACCGCTTAACACTTTCGTTTCCGATCGTGCGTCGAAAAATAGCGATAGGCTTAGAAGAATTAATCAATACTCACTATCCTACAGTTGACGTAATTGCTGGTACGGCAACTGCAGGAATTCCCCATGCAGCATGGGTAAGTGATAATCTAAACTTACCAATGGTCTATGTTCGTGGAAAAGCAAAGGAACATGGAAAAGGAAATCAGATTGAAGGTCTAATAAAAGCAGGACAAAATGTCGTCATTGTCGAAGACTTAATATCAACAGGTGGTAGTGTCATTACAACAGCAGATGCACTGGTACAAGTGGGTGCCAATGTGCTAGGAGTTGTCGCTATTTTTACATATGACTTAGAAACAGGTAAGAAACAATTAGCGGACGCTGGCTTAAGCTACTACACGATTACTGATTATTTAACATTAATCGAAGTCGCCAAACAACAAGAGCTAATTAATGCTGAAGATATCGAGAAACTTAAAAAATGGCGCAATAACCCTGCATCATTAGACTGGCTATCTTAA
- the pyrF gene encoding orotidine-5'-phosphate decarboxylase: MSQNPIIIALDYSDETQVWELLTKFDGQSLFVKVGMELYYSSGNSLIHKLKEKGHDIFLDLKLHDIPTTVGRAMESLARLDVEIINVHASGGQMMMERALEGLEKGTPNGKERPKLVAVTQLTSTSEQVMQEQLRIDGKIEEIVVHYAKNARKSGLDGVVSSPLEVPLVKAACGTSFLTVTPGIRSIGDSKDDQQRITTPKQARKLGSDFIVVGRSITASPDPLAAFIKIKNDWSEGYETTTS, encoded by the coding sequence ATGAGCCAAAATCCAATTATCATTGCTTTAGATTATTCAGACGAAACCCAAGTCTGGGAGTTATTAACTAAATTCGACGGTCAATCCTTATTTGTTAAGGTCGGTATGGAGCTTTACTATAGCTCTGGTAACTCACTCATCCACAAACTTAAAGAAAAAGGTCATGATATTTTTTTAGATTTAAAACTCCATGATATTCCAACTACTGTCGGTCGTGCGATGGAATCTTTGGCTAGGCTTGATGTCGAGATCATAAATGTCCATGCAAGTGGTGGGCAGATGATGATGGAAAGAGCGCTAGAAGGTTTAGAAAAAGGTACACCGAATGGGAAAGAACGACCAAAATTAGTTGCCGTTACGCAACTAACGAGTACAAGTGAACAAGTGATGCAGGAACAATTAAGAATTGATGGAAAAATAGAAGAAATAGTAGTGCATTATGCTAAAAATGCTAGAAAAAGTGGCTTAGATGGCGTGGTTTCATCACCATTAGAAGTACCATTAGTGAAAGCTGCCTGTGGAACTTCTTTCCTTACTGTAACTCCAGGTATTAGGTCAATCGGAGACTCAAAAGATGATCAACAAAGAATCACAACACCGAAACAGGCCCGCAAGTTAGGAAGTGATTTTATCGTTGTTGGTAGAAGTATTACAGCTAGTCCCGATCCTTTAGCGGCGTTTATAAAAATTAAAAATGATTGGAGTGAAGGGTATGAAACAACAACTAGCTAA
- a CDS encoding dihydroorotate dehydrogenase codes for MSRLNIELPGLSMKNPLMPASGCFGFGQEYAKLYDISQLGAIAIKATTVETRYGNPTPRVAETSSGMLNAIGLQNPGLDSIIANELVWLEKYNVPIIANIAGSTMEDYIKVAAEISKAPNVHALELNISCPNVKEGGMAFGTSPKVASELTKMVKEVSEVPVYVKLSPNVTDIVEMAVAVEAAGADGLSMINTLLGMRIDIKKRKPIIANGYGGLSGPAIKPVAIRMIHQVSQAVSIPIIGMGGIFTAEDVVEFFLAGASSVAVGTANFVDPFVCPTIIDDLPRVLDELGVDHISELIGGSWK; via the coding sequence ATGAGTAGGTTAAACATCGAGTTACCAGGGCTCAGCATGAAAAATCCGCTTATGCCCGCATCTGGTTGTTTTGGGTTTGGTCAGGAATATGCAAAGCTATATGACATTAGTCAGTTAGGTGCGATTGCGATTAAAGCAACAACAGTTGAAACGAGATATGGCAATCCGACACCGCGAGTTGCAGAAACTTCAAGTGGGATGTTAAATGCGATTGGCTTACAAAATCCAGGACTAGACAGTATTATAGCCAATGAGCTGGTTTGGCTTGAGAAGTATAATGTACCTATTATCGCTAACATTGCAGGTTCGACTATGGAAGATTATATTAAAGTGGCCGCCGAAATTTCCAAGGCCCCAAATGTTCATGCCCTTGAATTGAACATTTCTTGTCCTAACGTGAAAGAAGGCGGGATGGCCTTTGGCACCAGTCCAAAAGTAGCAAGTGAATTGACAAAAATGGTAAAAGAAGTATCCGAAGTTCCTGTCTATGTGAAACTTTCACCGAATGTTACGGATATTGTTGAAATGGCTGTAGCGGTTGAAGCAGCTGGTGCCGATGGACTATCAATGATTAACACACTTCTTGGGATGCGTATTGATATAAAAAAAAGAAAGCCAATAATAGCAAATGGTTATGGTGGACTTTCAGGTCCTGCAATAAAGCCTGTTGCAATTAGAATGATTCATCAAGTAAGTCAAGCGGTATCAATTCCAATTATTGGTATGGGTGGGATCTTTACAGCCGAAGATGTCGTTGAGTTTTTTCTAGCCGGAGCAAGTAGTGTCGCAGTTGGAACAGCTAATTTTGTTGATCCATTTGTTTGTCCAACAATTATTGATGATTTACCTCGTGTTCTTGATGAGCTAGGAGTCGATCATATTTCAGAATTAATAGGGGGTAGTTGGAAATGA
- a CDS encoding dihydroorotate dehydrogenase electron transfer subunit, translating into MIVENMKVVSQEKIAMNVYELVLEGDKLVTQASQGQFLHIKVSKGTDPLLRRPISIAKIDKEKGQLTVIYRAEGRGTSMLAIKQAGELISVFGPLGNGFSVNETNKSEVALLIGGGIGVPPLYELSIQLNKKGIKVVHVLGFSGKDDVFYEEKFQQLGETYITTMDGSYGKKGTVIDLIKEKGLEFDVIYSCGPTPMLKAIEATFPDEKGFLSLEERMGCGIGACFACVCHVKDDPTKTAYKKICTDGPVFAIGEVVL; encoded by the coding sequence ATGATCGTCGAAAATATGAAGGTTGTTAGCCAAGAGAAAATCGCTATGAATGTCTATGAGCTCGTTCTGGAAGGGGACAAGCTCGTCACTCAAGCAAGTCAAGGTCAATTTCTTCATATAAAAGTTAGTAAAGGAACTGACCCGCTTTTACGTCGCCCGATAAGCATTGCTAAAATCGATAAAGAAAAAGGTCAACTTACCGTCATTTACAGGGCTGAAGGTAGGGGAACAAGTATGTTAGCTATCAAACAAGCGGGAGAGTTGATTTCAGTTTTTGGTCCACTCGGAAATGGTTTTTCTGTTAATGAAACGAATAAGAGCGAAGTTGCTTTATTAATTGGTGGTGGAATTGGTGTTCCGCCTTTATATGAATTATCTATCCAGCTCAACAAAAAAGGCATAAAGGTGGTTCATGTTCTGGGTTTTTCTGGAAAAGATGATGTTTTTTATGAAGAAAAATTTCAGCAATTAGGTGAAACCTATATCACTACAATGGATGGCTCGTACGGGAAAAAAGGAACAGTTATTGATCTTATTAAAGAAAAAGGTCTTGAATTTGATGTGATCTACTCTTGTGGACCGACACCGATGTTAAAAGCAATCGAAGCAACATTTCCAGATGAGAAGGGTTTCCTCTCGTTAGAGGAGCGAATGGGATGTGGAATAGGTGCTTGCTTCGCTTGTGTCTGTCATGTTAAGGATGATCCAACGAAAACAGCTTATAAGAAAATCTGTACTGATGGACCGGTATTTGCCATCGGAGAGGTGGTATTATGA